The Alosa sapidissima isolate fAloSap1 chromosome 6, fAloSap1.pri, whole genome shotgun sequence genome window below encodes:
- the LOC121711958 gene encoding uncharacterized protein LOC121711958 has translation MAPPSKRSRAAKKRQADLRSTEVPSKRSPVAQVDLVSCDEVGRPRKKAHTQSSDAIQSSDCQLQCQLQCQLQCQLQSSDAIQANSTNSQTNSTNSLNMCHDNNATDCCSLNESVDFPERSVLMGSFHQGHLRFGNVRNKQCGAISLTAVLKSKMKNVWSWETGDLDDVLIKGTVLYRSMSAQGKIRDHGRGYIAVSELPRQYEVWNCDFAINFAESYTGFIHVDDYDHALRDVAMPFDVALQRALFGNDACLLTICANTCAIVNAGARFAFVDSHANRNVNQKGERTSCVAYFSSIHSLVTFVYDFARSFGISTPRFEVTGVTVITNANAQMDDSSSCSTSSASCRPLYSDVKRKPKVCERVEVSRGPEYVCSVCHRLLFRKQVVECKRHCYESKGAEVAAMANRCITLQYLHVCDVECEQKCHLSDSPSSKLWICHTCHRKILGGKLPEESVTNNMHLDDIPPELKCLNSLEQHLIARHIPFMKLLCLPRGRQRACHGPCVSVPVNNANVTNILPRNECDDKMIRVKLKRKLTYKGHYEYRYVHTDRVRNALRYLMANNKWYGDVTMNDEWVNSLNGTDQHEESTKQETPANSDDDNVPEEQAEEDVTYIKDQNGLLSDTSLQPVDLGSEIIDQNFQDILNVAPGEGNSPVRLLSDKTNEAKCFPVLYPSGGPTFHDERESKITLSRYLNTRILNADGRFAQNTDFIFYAQYISEVQQVVSGVSVALRKGGGNSSLKDASPDMLLNSESLSKILRNDEGYKFLRGIRGTPPYWMSVQKDLFAMIRQLSIPTFFASFSSADLRWPEMLNSILRIEGKQTSVDDLDWSDKCGLIRRNPVTAARMFDHRWHCFLRDVIMSPAEPIGKIKDYFYRVEFQQRGSPHVHCLFWVENAPKIDKESDDEVAQFIDTYITCEMPPETDAELYDIVSSVQRHSTRHSKTCRKKNTVCRFNFPRPPSSCTFITRGGNCEDLNGNDDNTSASAIIKNVKTALTMPDMNFDTADAFFESLGIDQGLFEKAYNICSKKKSIVLKRNPGDIWVNQYNKDLLRAWQGNMDIQYVTDAFSVVVYILSYITKAEQEMGLLLQRAQDESMNGNLDAKAAFKQLGSVYLHNREVSAQEAVYRLTHMHLKECSRDVQFIPVGDNPVRMSLPLHLLQSKAQFQQCNDESSIWMTNVIERYKSRPQNAQFEDLCLASFCSEYRVLSKSQVPTERDSHDIIQLNNNCGFVKRRTRTEPAVVRYPRFSPTKNPEKYFHSLLQLFLPYYEDCHLKPPQFDTYEHFYKNGAVKCGVDVQRVQLIVDTNKALFEKESDEIDRAKQLLEDKIDLEDAWAQICPETERERLRCLDLMKEKVVDDEGDDDDKLIPDLTANPQTTCTLETNHVSMPRQDALHLLRSLNEEQSAIFYAVRKWCLQKLFGQNPEPLQLFITGGAGTGKSHLIKAIHYESTRLLSQIAENPEDVTVLLTAPTGVAAYNIGAATIHNTFSIGANVKLPYQPLGDEKVNSLRTKMGSLQILIIDEVSMVDHRLLAYIHGRLRQIKQTGDYSLFAKVSLICVGDFFQLKPVKGTPLFAENKGANLWDNNFEVAELTKVVRQENAAFAEMLNRLRVRKKNEPLADCDVLTLRQRETGEESTDIHVYATNAEVDEYNVKRLQEICPDAISIRAQDFVRNPKTGRMERKVGFHTKVFNSCLPKCVSLGVGARVMLKKNIDVSDGLVNGACGTVVEIIQSQQDDDMPAAIHVEFEDPNVGKIQRSKAKRGSERSTIVEVQEEQVANNGGVRRQLPISLAWSVTVHKCQGLTVERAVVSLKKIFAPGQAYVALSRVRTLGGLIIEDFKESAIFCDNKVDLAMKSLPEFNFGMSVSSNINPVCTRHGSM, from the exons atGGCGCCTCCTAGCAAGCGGTCCAGGGCGGCCAAGAAGAGACAGGCTGACTTGAGGTCCACTGAG GTGCCGAGCAAGAGGTCCCCGGTGGCGCAGGTTGACTTGGTCTCCTGTGACGAGGTTgggcgtcctcgtaaaaaagccCACACACAGTCTTCGGACGCTATACAGTCTTCGGACTGCCAGTTACAATGCCAGTTACAATGCCAGTTACAATGCCAGTTACAGTCTTCGGACGCAATACAAGCAAACTCTACCAACTCTCAAACAAACTCTACCAACTCTCTGAATATGTGCCATGACAATAATGCTACTGATTGTTGTTCTTTGAATGAATCTGTTGACTTCCCAGAGAGATCTGTGCTGATGGGGTCTTTTCATCAAGGCCATCTACGGTTTGGAAATGTGCGCAACAAGCAGTGTGGTGCCATCAGCTTGACTGCTGTTTTGAAGTCCAAGATGAAGAACGTGTGGAGCTGGGAAACTGGAGATCTTGATGATGTTTTGATTAAGGGAACTGTTCTATACAGGTCAATGAGCGCACAGGGTAAAATAAGAGACCATGGAAGGGGTTACATTGCTGTGTCTGAATTACCTAGGCAATATGAAGTGTGGAATTGTGATTTTGCAATAAACTTTGCTGAATCTTACACTGGATTTATTCACGTTGATGACTATGACCATGCTTTGCGTGATGTTGCCATGCCTTTTGATGTAGCACTGCAGCGGGCACTGTTTGGCAATGATGCTTGCTTGTTAACCATTTGTGCTAATACATGTGCTATAGTGAATGCAGGAGCAAGGTTTGCCTTTGTTGATTCACATGCAAACAGGAACGTCAACCAGAAAGGTGAGAGGACAAGTTGTGTTGCATACTTCAGCTCTATACACTCCCTGGTCACATTTGTTTACGACTTTGCGCGATCTTTTGGCATAAGCACACCAAGGTTTGAGGTAACTGGAGTCACAGTAATAACTAATGCCAACGCCCAGATGGACGATTCATCCAGCTGTTCAACGAGCTCTGCAAGTTGCCGTCCACTCTACAGCGATGTGAAGCGTAAGCCTAAAGTGTGTGAACGAGTT GAAGTCAGCCGTGGTCCTGAATATGTATGCTCAGTCTGTCATCGTTTACTCTTCAGGAAGCAGGTGGTTGAGTGTAAACGACATTGCTATGAAAGCAAAGGAGCAGAAGTGGCTGCAATGGCTAATAGATGCATAACATTGCaatatttacatgtgtgtgatgttgaaTGTGAACAGAAATGTCATCTGTCTGATAGTCCATCAAGCAAATTATGGATTTGCCATACATGTCATCGTAAAATACTTGGAGGAAAACTTCCCGAAGAGAGTGTCACCAACAACATGCATTTGGATGATATTCCACCAGAACTTAAATGTCTGAACTCTTTGGAACAACATCTCATTGCACGTCACATTCCCTTCATGAAGCTGTTGTGTTTGCCTCGAGGCCGCCAGAGAGCTTGTCATGGTCCTTGTGTCTCTGTACCTGTTAATAACGCAAATGTGACAAATATACTCCCAAGAAATGAATGTGATGACAAGATGATAAGAGTGAAACTGAAACGCAAGTTGACATATAAAGGTCATTATGAGTACAGGTATGTCCACACTGATCGTGTCAGAAATGCACTGAGGTAtttgatggcaaacaataaatgGTACGGTGATGTGACTATGAATGACGAATGGGTAAAttctctgaatggcactgaccaGCATGAGGAAAGTACCAAACAAGAAACACCTGCTAACAGTGATGATGACAATGTTCCTGAAGAGCAAGCAGAGGAAGATGTGACTTATATCAAAGACCAGAATGGGCttttgtcagatacatcatTACAACCTGTCGATCTGGGTTCAGAGATCATTGATCAGAATTTTCAAGATATACTTAATGTGGCACCAGGTGAAGGTAACAGTCCAGTGAGGTTGCTGTCCGATAAAACCAACGAGGCAAAATGTTTCCCTGTTTTGTATCCATCTGGTGGACCTACATTCCATGATGAAAGAGAGTCCAAAATAACTCTGTCACGGTATCTAAATACACGCATTCTGAATGCAGATGGGCGTTTTGCACAGAACACAGACTTCATTTTTTACGCACAATACATATCAGAGGTGCAGCAAGTTGTATCTGGTGTATCAGTGGCATTACGCAAAGGTGGCGGCAACTCCTCTCTGAAAGACGCATCACCAGACATGTTGTTGAACTCAGAGTCGTTGAGTAAAATATTGCGCAATGACGAAGGATACAAGTTCTTACGAGGAATTCGTGGCACACCTCCATACTGGATGTCAGTTCAGAAAGATTTATTTGCCATGATAAGACAACTCTCCATACCCACGTTCTTTGCATCTTTTAGCTCTGCAGATTTGAGATGGCCTGAAATGCTGAACTCTATTCTAAGAATAGAAGGTAAACAGACGTCTGTTGACGATCTTGACTGGTCTGACAAATGTGGACTCATACGTCGAAACCCTGTGACAGCGGCAAGAATGTTTGATCACAGATGGCATTGCTTTCTCCGTGATGTAATCATGTCGCCAGCAGAACCCATAGGGAAAATAAAGGACTACTTTTATCGTGTTGAATTTCAACAACGTGGTTCTCCTCATGTCCACTGTCTTTTTTGGGTTGAAAATGCTCCCAAGATTGATAAAgagagtgatgatgaagtggcacagttcatagatacatacatcacCTGTGAAATGCCACCAGAAACAGATGCAGAGCTCTACGACATTGTGAGCAGCGTACAGAGGCACAGCACAAGACACTCTAAGACTTGCCGCAAGAAAAACACAGTGTGCAGGTTCAATTTCCCACGGCCACCATCAAGCTGTACTTTCATCACAAGAGGCGGTAACTGTGAGGACTTGAATGGCAATGATGACAATACAAGTGCTAGTGCCATAATAAAGAATGTTAAAACTGCGTTGACCATGCCTGACATGAATTTTGATACAGCCGATGCATTTTTTGAGTCTCTTGGGATAGATCAAGGTTTATTTGAAAAGGCCTACAACATATGTTCCAAAAAGAAAAGCATTGTTCTAAAACGAAATCCTGGAGACATTTGGGTGAACCAGTacaacaaagacttactccGTGCTTGGCAAGGCAATATGGATATCCAGTATGTCACAGATGCCTTTTCAGTTGTGGTCTACATACTGTCGTACATCACAAAAGCAGAACAAGAAATGGGTTTGCTCTTACAACGTGCCCAAGACGAGTCAATGAATGGCAACCTTGATGCAAAAGCAGCATTCAAACAGCTTGGAAGTGTATACCTACACAACAGAGAAGTTTCAGCCCAAGAGGCAGTGTATCgattaacacacatgcacttgaaaGAATGCTCTCGTGACGTACAGTTCATTCCAGTTGGTGATAATCCTGTTAGGATGAGTTTACCTTTGCATTTACTCCAAAGTAAAGCCCAATTCCAACAGTGTAATGACGAAAGCAGCATTTGGATGACCAATGTGATCGAGAGGTATAAGAGCAGACCCCAGAATGcacaatttgaggatttatgtcTGGCCAGTTTTTGTTCTGAATACAGAGTTCTATCAAAGTCACAGGTTCCAACTGAAAGAGATTCACATGACATAATACAGCTGAACAATAACTGCGGATTTGTGAAACGAAGGACCCGAACTGAACCTGCTGTTGTGAGGTATCCCAGATTTTCTCCCACAAAAAACCCCGAAAAGTACTTCCATTCTTTGCTGCAACTGTTTCTGCCTTACTATGAAGACTGTCACCTCAAACCGCCCCAGTTTGATACATATGAACATTTCTATAAAAATGGTGCAGTGAAATGTGGTGTTGATGTTCAAAGAGTGCAGTTGATTGTGGATACCAACAAAGctttatttgaaaaagaaagtgatGAGATTGACAGAGCTAAACAGTTGCTGGAAGACAAAATTGATTTAGAAGATGCCTGGGCTCAGATATGTCCTGAAACAGAAAGGGAACGTCTTCGTTGTCTGGATctgatgaaagaaaaagttgtagatgatgaaggtgatgatgatgacaaactCATTCCTGACCTGACAGCAAACCCACAGACTACATGCACTTTGGAAACAAATCATGTGTCAATGCCCAGACAAGATGCATTGCATTTATTACGATCATTAAATGAAGAACAGTCTGCCATATTCTATGCTGTTCGTAAGTGGTGTTTGCAGAAactgtttggacaaaatcctGAACCGTTGCAATTATTCATTACTGGTGGAGCAGGAACGGGGAAAAGCCATTTAATCAAAGCGATACATTACGAATCTACAAGGCTGTTGTCACAGATTGCTGAAAATCCTGAGGATGTCACTGTGCTTCTAACAGCACCTACAGGAGTGGCTGCATATAACATTGGTGCTGCAACAATTCACAATACATTCTCCATTGGTGCAAATGTCAAACTGCCATATCAACCACTAGGTGATGAGAAAGTCAATTCTTTGCGAACCAAAATGGGCAGCTTGCAAATTCTGATCATTGATGAAGTGTCCATGGTTGACCACCGTCTTTTGGCCTACATTCATGGTAGATTGCGTCAAATCAAGCAGACTGGTGATTATTCCTTGTTTGCAAAAGTTTCCCTGATTTGTGTGGGTGATTTTTTCCAACTCAAGCCCGTGAAAGGCACGCCTCTTTTTGCTGAAAACAAAGGAGCCAACCTGTGGGACAACAACTTTGAGGTTGCAGAACTGACTAAAGTTGTTAGACAAGAAAATGCAGCATTTGCGGAAATGCTTAATCGTCTCAGAGTCCGTAAAAAGAACGAACCTCTTGCCGATTGTGATGTTCTCACACTGAGGCAGCGTGAAACTGGTGAGGAATCTACAGACATTCATGTGTATGCTACAAATGCGGAGGTTGATGAATATAACGTGAAGAGACTGCAAGAGATTTGCCCAGACGCAATCAGCATACGTGCTCAAGACTTTGTCCGAAATCCCAAAACTGGAAGAATGGAACGGAAAGTTGGCTTTCACACAAAAGTTTTCAACTCTTGCTTGCCTAAATGTGTTTCGTTGGGTGTTGGAGCAAGGGTCATGTTGAAGAAAAACATAGATGTGTCTGATGGCCTTGTCAACGGAGCATGTGGAACAGTCGTGGAAATCATTCAAAGTCAACAAGACGATGACATGCCTGCAGCTATCCATGTGGAGTTTGAAGACCCTAATGTAGGAAAGATCCAGAGGTCAAAAGCAAAAAGGGGTTCCGAACGTTCAACGATAGTGGAAGTGCAAGAGGAACAAGTGGCTAATAATGGTGGTGTACGAAGGCAACTGCCGATTAGCCTGGCCTGGTCAGTAACTGTACATAAATGTCAAGGGCTTACTGTTGAAAGGGCTGTTGTATCACTCAAGAAGATCTTTGCTCCAGGGCAAGCATATGTTGCGTTGAGTCGCGTGAGAACTCTTGGTGGGCTGATAATTGAGGACTTCAAAGAATCTGCCATATTTTGTGATAACAAAGTAGATTTGGCTATGAAAAGCTTGCCTGAGTTTAACTTTGGAATGTCTGTTTCATCCAACATTAACCCTGTGTGCACA AGACATGGCTCAATGTAG